A DNA window from Sediminitomix flava contains the following coding sequences:
- a CDS encoding T9SS type A sorting domain-containing protein has product MKKVLALVIALVSFASVSMASDRSPVSYSFKASTDHKAAFLRLSNVSGEKVDYYISDEAGNLYLHKTIVDVKSANEVLNFSHLPAGEYVFTMEFADRRVIKMFNINDDRVAVMKGHKMVMKDKPFIFRLIDKKLDVLFDNSNDEEMALELTDENGNLVYADTFEASEIKKRFDLSRLNGGVYYLKLSGNKVKYEDTLDL; this is encoded by the coding sequence ATGAAAAAAGTTTTAGCATTAGTAATCGCATTAGTAAGCTTTGCTTCAGTAAGTATGGCGTCAGATCGTTCTCCAGTATCTTATTCTTTTAAAGCGTCAACAGATCACAAAGCAGCATTCCTACGTTTGAGTAACGTATCAGGCGAGAAAGTAGACTACTACATCTCAGACGAAGCTGGTAACCTTTACCTACACAAAACAATTGTAGATGTAAAATCAGCAAACGAAGTATTGAACTTCTCACATTTACCAGCAGGAGAGTATGTATTTACTATGGAATTTGCTGACAGAAGAGTAATCAAGATGTTCAACATCAATGATGACAGAGTAGCAGTAATGAAAGGTCACAAGATGGTGATGAAAGACAAACCATTTATCTTCCGTTTGATCGACAAAAAACTAGATGTATTGTTCGATAACTCAAATGATGAAGAAATGGCATTGGAGCTTACTGACGAAAATGGTAACCTAGTATATGCAGATACTTTCGAAGCTTCAGAAATCAAAAAGCGTTTTGACTTGAGTCGTTTGAATGGTGGTGTGTACTACTTGAAGTTATCAGGCAACAAAGTGAAATACGAAGATACTTTGGATCTGTAA
- a CDS encoding GreA/GreB family elongation factor, with protein sequence MMNYITPEGFEALNKELEDLWKERGRVVDAVSEAAAMGDRSENAEYIYGKKRLRELDSKIRFISKRINTVKIADNIVKDKDEILFGAVVTFKDKATNHQLTFHLVGSDEADIKNGKLSIDSPIGSALVNLKKGDETDVMTPGGKKTYVIVDFHY encoded by the coding sequence ATGATGAATTACATCACACCTGAAGGTTTTGAAGCCCTAAACAAAGAGCTTGAAGACCTTTGGAAAGAAAGAGGAAGAGTAGTTGACGCTGTATCTGAAGCTGCTGCAATGGGAGACCGCTCTGAAAATGCCGAATATATTTACGGTAAAAAAAGACTTAGAGAATTAGATAGCAAAATCCGTTTTATTTCTAAAAGGATAAATACGGTTAAAATCGCTGATAATATAGTTAAAGATAAAGACGAAATTCTTTTTGGTGCTGTCGTAACTTTTAAAGATAAAGCTACAAATCATCAGTTAACTTTTCATTTGGTAGGTTCTGATGAAGCTGATATTAAAAATGGAAAGCTAAGTATCGATTCGCCAATCGGGAGTGCATTAGTAAATCTGAAGAAAGGAGATGAGACCGATGTTATGACTCCTGGAGGAAAAAAAACATATGTGATCGTTGATTTTCACTATTAA
- a CDS encoding murein L,D-transpeptidase catalytic domain-containing protein translates to MDYFIYSLLSFALLSPSSIGKFWTHENTIDQELYQQVISEYENHTHLLDNHDYVVAIDLTKPSFVRRFYLIDLKKQSVESFFTTHGHGGSKGNIFTPKISNIPASNCSVDGALKTAEVYKGKYGRSLRLEGIWERNTNTRKRDIVIHPAYYASSLSIYQNLWEEGLPRLGESQGCPALPPRDAQEIITKIKEGALIYIHSNELEDSTSNIGRKPIVVEN, encoded by the coding sequence ATGGACTACTTTATCTACTCATTACTTAGTTTTGCTTTATTGTCACCTTCATCTATCGGGAAATTCTGGACTCATGAGAATACTATTGATCAAGAGCTTTACCAGCAAGTTATTTCTGAATATGAAAATCATACCCATTTACTAGATAATCACGACTACGTTGTGGCTATTGACTTGACGAAACCTTCTTTTGTAAGAAGGTTCTATTTAATAGATTTAAAAAAGCAGTCTGTTGAGTCATTCTTTACTACTCACGGACATGGCGGAAGTAAAGGGAATATTTTTACACCAAAAATTTCAAATATTCCAGCATCTAATTGTTCTGTAGATGGAGCCTTAAAAACTGCTGAAGTTTATAAAGGCAAATATGGAAGGAGTTTAAGATTGGAAGGAATTTGGGAAAGAAATACAAATACTAGAAAGAGAGATATTGTTATTCACCCTGCATATTATGCGAGTAGTTTATCTATTTATCAAAACCTTTGGGAAGAGGGTTTGCCACGGCTAGGGGAAAGTCAAGGTTGTCCTGCACTACCTCCAAGAGATGCACAAGAAATTATCACTAAAATAAAAGAAGGTGCATTGATCTATATCCATTCCAATGAATTGGAAGATTCTACTTCTAATATTGGGAGAAAGCCAATTGTTGTGGAAAATTGA
- a CDS encoding 1,4-dihydroxy-2-naphthoate polyprenyltransferase: MIKAWLQAFRLRTLPLALSCIGMGSFLAAQQGSFRGDVLGLCILTTIFLQILSNLANDYGDSVHGADSEEREGPSRMVQTGVISLSAMKKAMIIFTILSLVSGISLLVVSLGSGMALWLFLGLGILSIIAAITYTAGSNPYGYAGLGDISVLIFFGLVGVLGTYYLHAQSFSYNLVLPALSCGFFATAVLNVNNVRDIESDKLAGKRSIPVRIGRKNAVIYHWVLILGGLICTTVYVLQNYTNPWQFLFLASAPLLLKNGFAVQKYTSPKDLDPYLKQMALSTLVFVLLFGIGGLI, translated from the coding sequence ATGATAAAAGCATGGTTACAAGCCTTCAGATTAAGGACCTTACCTTTGGCCTTATCTTGTATAGGTATGGGATCATTTTTGGCAGCACAGCAAGGTAGTTTTAGAGGAGATGTATTAGGGCTGTGTATTTTAACGACAATTTTTTTGCAAATCCTTTCAAATCTTGCCAATGATTATGGTGATTCAGTGCATGGGGCTGATAGCGAAGAAAGAGAAGGACCTTCCAGAATGGTACAAACGGGTGTGATTTCACTTTCAGCTATGAAGAAGGCAATGATCATCTTTACAATTCTATCTTTAGTTTCAGGGATTAGCCTTTTGGTGGTAAGCCTTGGTTCAGGAATGGCTCTTTGGTTATTTCTAGGTCTAGGTATTTTGAGTATTATAGCTGCAATTACATATACTGCAGGTTCAAATCCTTATGGATATGCCGGATTAGGTGATATATCTGTTCTAATCTTTTTTGGTTTAGTAGGCGTTTTAGGGACTTACTACCTACATGCTCAATCATTTTCATACAATCTTGTTTTACCCGCTCTTAGTTGTGGCTTTTTTGCGACTGCAGTTTTGAATGTGAATAATGTAAGAGATATAGAGTCTGATAAACTTGCAGGGAAAAGATCTATTCCTGTGAGAATCGGGAGAAAAAATGCTGTAATCTATCATTGGGTACTAATATTAGGTGGATTAATCTGTACAACAGTTTATGTTTTGCAAAATTACACTAATCCTTGGCAATTTTTGTTCTTAGCCTCTGCTCCATTATTATTAAAAAATGGATTTGCAGTGCAAAAATATACTTCTCCAAAAGATTTAGATCCATATTTAAAGCAGATGGCTCTTTCAACTTTAGTCTTTGTCTTACTTTTTGGAATCGGTGGACTGATCTGA